Proteins encoded together in one Paracoccus sp. SMMA_5_TC window:
- a CDS encoding cysteine desulfurase, giving the protein MSFDVDSVRADFPILGTQVNGRPLVYLDSGASAQKPQVVIDAVTRAYQAEYANVHRGLHYLSNLATENYERVRGIIARFLNAPREDEVIFTSGATEGINLVSYAWAAPRFQPGDEIVLSVLEHHANIVPWHFLRERQGVVLKWVEPEADGSLPPEKVLAAVGPRTRLIAVTHMSNVTGTIVDIAAIARGTDVPVLADGSQAAVHLPVDVAALGVDFYAITGHKLYGPSGSGAIWIRAERQAEMRPFLGGGDMIRTVTREAVDYADPPLRFEAGTPGIVNQIGLGAALEYLMGLGMDKIAAHERDLRDYARERLRKLNWLSIQGDAPDKGAIFSMTMQGAHAHDLSTILDKRGIAVRAGTHCAMPLMEFYGVTASARASFAMYNTRADVDALVDGLIFCRELFA; this is encoded by the coding sequence ATGAGCTTTGACGTCGATTCCGTCCGGGCGGATTTCCCGATCCTGGGCACGCAGGTCAACGGCCGGCCGCTGGTCTATCTGGACAGCGGCGCCAGCGCGCAGAAGCCGCAGGTGGTGATCGATGCCGTGACCCGCGCCTATCAGGCCGAATATGCCAATGTTCATCGCGGCCTGCATTACCTGTCGAACCTGGCGACCGAAAATTACGAACGTGTGCGCGGCATTATCGCCCGCTTTCTGAATGCCCCGCGCGAGGATGAGGTGATCTTTACCTCGGGTGCGACCGAGGGCATCAACCTGGTTTCCTATGCCTGGGCGGCGCCGCGATTTCAGCCGGGCGACGAGATCGTGCTGTCGGTGCTTGAGCACCACGCCAATATCGTGCCCTGGCATTTCCTGCGCGAACGCCAGGGGGTGGTGCTGAAATGGGTCGAACCAGAGGCCGACGGTTCCCTGCCGCCGGAAAAGGTGCTGGCGGCGGTGGGGCCACGCACCCGGCTGATCGCCGTTACCCATATGTCGAATGTGACCGGCACCATCGTCGACATTGCCGCCATTGCCCGTGGCACCGATGTGCCGGTGCTGGCCGATGGCAGTCAGGCGGCGGTGCATCTGCCCGTCGATGTCGCCGCACTGGGGGTCGATTTCTATGCGATCACCGGGCACAAGCTTTATGGGCCCTCGGGTTCGGGCGCAATCTGGATCCGTGCCGAACGCCAGGCCGAGATGCGGCCATTCCTGGGCGGCGGCGACATGATCCGCACCGTCACCCGCGAGGCTGTCGATTACGCCGATCCGCCGCTGCGATTCGAGGCGGGAACCCCCGGCATTGTCAATCAGATCGGGCTGGGCGCGGCGCTGGAATATCTGATGGGCCTCGGGATGGACAAGATCGCGGCCCATGAACGCGACCTGCGCGATTACGCGCGCGAGCGGCTGCGCAAGCTGAACTGGCTGTCGATCCAGGGCGATGCCCCCGACAAGGGCGCGATCTTTTCGATGACCATGCAGGGTGCGCATGCGCACGATCTGTCCACGATCCTCGACAAGCGGGGAATCGCCGTGCGGGCGGGCACCCATTGCGCCATGCCGCTGATGGAATTCTATGGCGTCACTGCCAGCGCCCGCGCCAGCTTTGCCATGTATAACACCCGCGCCGATGTCGACGCTCTGGTGGACGGGCTGATCTTTTGTCGCGAGCTTTTTGCCTGA
- a CDS encoding DNA gyrase inhibitor YacG — translation MTCPICGKPAVARYRPFCSRRCADIDLAHWLRGDYRIPAEPVNTDDKTE, via the coding sequence TTGACCTGCCCCATCTGCGGCAAACCCGCCGTGGCACGCTATCGCCCGTTTTGCTCTCGTCGTTGCGCCGATATCGATTTGGCCCATTGGCTGCGAGGGGATTACCGCATCCCTGCTGAACCCGTGAATACGGACGATAAAACCGAGTGA
- a CDS encoding ribonuclease E/G, which yields MKGRQVVLGEIFGREAAALMVDGRLEDLRIDPAGATPLVPGAICRSRVDRLVKGQGGVFLRLPDGARGFLRDRSGLREGQSLLVQVSGCAEPGKAIPVSARLHFRGRHVIVTPGAPGVNISRRLKDPDRRNQLSALGQAALNGREADIGIVFRSMAAQTDDCEIGDELEALLQVATAVLRDADGQPELLLDAPMPSEAAWQDWTDPAPDLVTDSADAFEQTGAADAVRTLLSPRVDLGHGAWAEIESLRALVAIDVNTGSDHSPAAGLKANIAMARDLPRQLRLRGLGGQIVVDFAPMPKRDRGTVEQTLRAAFRSEAAETVLIGWTAMGLFEINRKRDRVPLARLAQETRP from the coding sequence ATGAAAGGTCGTCAGGTCGTGCTTGGGGAAATCTTCGGCCGCGAAGCCGCAGCCCTGATGGTGGATGGTCGCCTTGAGGATCTGCGGATTGATCCGGCGGGGGCTACACCTCTTGTTCCGGGCGCCATCTGTCGCAGCCGCGTCGATCGGCTCGTAAAGGGCCAGGGCGGCGTGTTTTTGCGCCTGCCCGATGGCGCACGCGGCTTTCTGCGCGACCGTTCGGGTCTGCGCGAGGGGCAGTCGCTGCTGGTGCAGGTGAGCGGTTGCGCCGAACCCGGCAAGGCCATACCGGTGTCGGCACGACTGCATTTCCGGGGGCGCCACGTCATCGTCACGCCCGGCGCACCGGGGGTCAACATCTCGCGTCGTCTGAAGGATCCCGATCGGCGAAACCAGCTGTCCGCGCTCGGCCAGGCGGCATTGAACGGCAGGGAAGCAGATATCGGCATCGTCTTTCGCAGCATGGCCGCCCAGACAGACGATTGCGAAATTGGCGACGAGCTGGAAGCACTGCTGCAAGTCGCCACCGCCGTTCTGCGCGATGCCGATGGTCAGCCTGAACTGCTGCTGGATGCCCCCATGCCATCCGAAGCCGCATGGCAGGACTGGACAGACCCTGCACCCGATCTTGTAACCGATAGCGCCGACGCCTTCGAGCAAACGGGCGCAGCCGATGCCGTTCGCACGCTGTTGTCGCCGCGCGTGGATCTGGGCCACGGTGCATGGGCAGAAATCGAATCACTGCGGGCGCTGGTTGCAATCGATGTGAATACCGGCAGCGACCACAGCCCTGCAGCCGGGCTGAAGGCCAATATTGCCATGGCCCGCGATCTGCCACGTCAATTGCGCCTGCGCGGTCTGGGCGGACAGATCGTGGTCGATTTCGCACCGATGCCCAAGCGTGACCGTGGCACCGTCGAGCAGACCTTGCGCGCAGCCTTTCGCAGCGAGGCGGCAGAAACGGTGTTGATCGGCTGGACCGCCATGGGCCTTTTTGAAATCAACCGCAAGCGCGACCGGGTGCCTCTGGCCCGCCTGGCGCAGGAGACACGGCCTTGA
- a CDS encoding Maf family protein has protein sequence MELLAQIGVRPDRVMPADIDELPAAGEGPRDYVRRMAREKSQALSKQVAGAILCADTAVVVGRRILGKPADRDQAREYLHLLSGRRHRVMTGIALMHDGRLRERLVQTTIRFRPLDKAQIQAYLDSGEWQDKAGAYAIQGRAGAFVLWIQGSYSAVVGLPLAEVSTLLAAIGIGECAP, from the coding sequence TTGGAATTGCTGGCCCAGATCGGGGTGCGTCCTGATCGCGTCATGCCCGCGGATATCGACGAACTGCCCGCCGCGGGCGAAGGTCCGCGAGATTACGTGCGGCGCATGGCGCGAGAAAAGTCCCAGGCACTGTCGAAGCAGGTGGCGGGCGCCATCCTTTGCGCCGATACGGCGGTTGTGGTCGGACGCCGGATCCTGGGCAAGCCCGCCGACAGGGATCAGGCGCGTGAATACCTGCATCTGCTGTCGGGGCGACGTCATCGGGTGATGACAGGGATTGCCTTGATGCACGATGGCCGGTTACGCGAAAGACTGGTTCAGACCACGATCCGCTTCCGTCCTTTGGACAAGGCCCAGATCCAGGCGTATCTGGACAGCGGCGAATGGCAGGACAAGGCGGGGGCTTATGCGATCCAGGGCCGCGCCGGCGCGTTTGTTTTGTGGATACAGGGTTCTTACAGCGCCGTGGTCGGCTTGCCGCTCGCCGAAGTATCGACGCTTTTGGCGGCCATCGGAATAGGGGAGTGCGCGCCATGA
- the infA gene encoding translation initiation factor IF-1, translating to MAKEEMLEFPGVVKELLPNATFRVELENGHEIIAHMAGKMRKNRIRVLAGDRVQVEMNTYDLTKGRINYRFK from the coding sequence ATGGCCAAGGAAGAAATGCTCGAATTTCCCGGCGTCGTGAAGGAACTCCTGCCCAATGCGACATTCCGGGTCGAGCTAGAAAACGGCCATGAGATCATCGCACATATGGCAGGCAAGATGCGCAAGAACCGCATCCGCGTTCTGGCCGGCGACCGCGTTCAGGTGGAAATGAACACCTACGATCTGACCAAGGGCCGGATCAACTATCGCTTCAAGTGA
- a CDS encoding FliM/FliN family flagellar motor C-terminal domain-containing protein: MTTANGNGLQNDGGGGSRAQGASVLLRMIAASSAPSICGKIGRAIPDPQRAAGIALGRAAERHSRLPLTLERVDRSVITTSELSELLPERALFCVVSGASDSLGVVALCSQTLASLIEMQALGRIAAKPASPRRPTRTDAVICSEFVDLLLSELAREQVLGLELTDAPETYRYATYLDDPRPLMLMLEDAQMLHLSLHFRMGHGAQRAGHVVVALPSSGAGTIPARTETTAIAAPAPLSPDTGDSSRAMVEAVQGAPVRLRGILCRRRISLGALRGLGPGSLLPLPLNTLENARVETMHGQLLAVGRLGEAEGYHALRLRHPQGVRDRQTQDQKPPAPLTEPPLDDLAQADPFRRQAETSDNTLHAHGT; the protein is encoded by the coding sequence ATGACAACTGCAAACGGCAACGGGCTGCAGAATGACGGCGGTGGCGGCAGCCGCGCGCAAGGTGCATCAGTGCTGCTGCGCATGATCGCGGCTTCCAGCGCTCCTTCAATCTGCGGAAAGATCGGGCGCGCAATCCCTGACCCACAGCGCGCGGCCGGGATAGCCCTGGGGCGCGCAGCAGAGCGCCATTCGCGGCTGCCGCTGACGCTGGAACGGGTGGACCGATCGGTCATAACCACGTCCGAACTGTCCGAACTTTTGCCCGAACGTGCGCTGTTTTGCGTGGTCAGCGGCGCAAGCGACAGTCTGGGTGTGGTGGCCCTGTGTTCACAAACCCTGGCATCACTGATCGAAATGCAGGCATTGGGCAGGATCGCCGCCAAGCCGGCCTCTCCTCGGCGCCCCACCCGCACGGATGCGGTCATCTGCTCTGAATTCGTCGATCTGCTGCTGTCGGAACTTGCGCGTGAGCAGGTATTGGGACTTGAGCTGACAGACGCCCCCGAAACATATCGCTATGCAACCTATCTGGACGATCCGCGCCCGCTGATGTTGATGCTGGAGGACGCTCAGATGTTGCACCTGTCATTGCATTTCCGAATGGGCCATGGGGCGCAGCGCGCAGGTCATGTAGTGGTCGCCCTGCCCAGTTCGGGCGCCGGAACGATTCCCGCCAGGACCGAGACCACCGCCATTGCGGCGCCCGCGCCCCTTTCGCCGGACACTGGCGACAGCAGCCGCGCCATGGTCGAGGCGGTCCAAGGCGCACCGGTCAGACTGCGCGGCATCCTGTGCCGACGGCGCATCAGCCTGGGTGCGCTGCGCGGCCTGGGTCCGGGTTCGCTGCTGCCCCTGCCGCTAAATACCCTGGAAAATGCGCGCGTCGAAACAATGCATGGACAATTGCTGGCCGTGGGCCGGCTGGGAGAGGCCGAGGGCTATCACGCCCTCCGCCTGCGTCACCCCCAGGGCGTTCGTGATCGCCAGACGCAGGACCAAAAGCCGCCTGCCCCGCTGACCGAGCCACCTCTCGACGACCTGGCGCAGGCCGACCCGTTCCGCCGACAGGCAGAGACATCCGATAACACCCTGCACGCACACGGCACCTGA
- a CDS encoding response regulator transcription factor, with the protein MTTAVDVLLIEDEPSIAQAVGFILSREGWRCSEWPEGRGAMERIRLLQPRLVILDVMLPGRSGGEILADLRADKHLASLPVLLLSARGLANLPTGADRTLTKPFANDELRQAVRELLAPT; encoded by the coding sequence GTGACCACTGCCGTTGACGTGCTGCTGATCGAGGATGAACCCAGCATCGCCCAGGCGGTGGGCTTCATTCTGTCGCGCGAGGGGTGGCGCTGCTCGGAATGGCCCGAGGGTCGCGGCGCCATGGAACGGATCCGCCTGTTGCAGCCCCGCCTGGTCATTCTGGATGTGATGCTGCCGGGCCGCAGCGGCGGGGAAATCCTGGCGGATCTGCGCGCGGACAAGCATCTGGCAAGCCTGCCCGTGCTGCTGCTGAGCGCACGCGGCCTGGCCAACCTGCCAACGGGTGCGGATCGAACGCTGACCAAACCCTTTGCCAATGACGAACTGCGCCAGGCGGTGCGCGAACTGTTGGCTCCGACATGA
- a CDS encoding short-chain fatty acyl-CoA regulator family protein, translating into MTRAAAPRAASPRPLIGSRIRERRLSLGRRQAEIAQRAEISAAYLNLIEHNRRPVGPALLHRLAAALEIQADDLVSDREEALIAALRRAAAHPNADPGTVAPPGAELDQISEFAARYPGWAATLAATAQRAEALEQRLIVLSDRMTRDPYLLTTLHEVQSAVTALRSTASILAETPEIEPEWRARFHANIDSDSQRLSRTAQSLVAYLDSFENEAAPMTPQDELEAWVAAGQPAIQQAGELVSDAARTLADEVLRIQESDRSILPDSVLEAVLAEGVEDTDPASLALRLDRPLPVVLRRLGMLRPQPWARAGLIVCNGTGASIYRHPPPGFELPRPGEGCALWPLFEALAQPHLPVARLIETVGGLRFQSWAVAERQLPLGIDGPTLVRAQMLLLPAPENDPRAAWPVGPSCRICPRRGCPARHEPSILAPD; encoded by the coding sequence ATGACCCGCGCCGCCGCGCCGCGTGCAGCCTCACCGCGTCCGCTGATCGGCAGCCGCATCCGTGAACGGCGGCTGTCCCTGGGCCGCCGCCAGGCCGAGATCGCACAGCGCGCCGAAATCTCGGCCGCCTATCTGAACCTGATCGAACACAACCGCCGCCCGGTCGGTCCGGCGCTGCTGCACCGACTGGCCGCGGCGCTGGAAATCCAGGCCGACGACCTGGTCTCGGACCGGGAAGAGGCGTTGATCGCAGCCCTGCGCCGCGCGGCCGCTCACCCGAATGCCGATCCGGGCACTGTCGCGCCCCCCGGCGCCGAACTGGACCAGATCAGCGAGTTTGCCGCGCGCTATCCTGGCTGGGCCGCCACCCTGGCCGCCACAGCCCAGCGGGCCGAGGCGCTGGAACAGCGACTGATCGTGCTGTCGGATCGCATGACCCGCGACCCCTATCTGTTGACGACCCTGCACGAGGTGCAATCGGCCGTGACCGCGCTGCGCTCGACGGCCTCGATATTGGCCGAGACGCCCGAAATCGAACCCGAATGGCGGGCGCGATTTCACGCCAATATCGACAGCGACAGCCAGCGCCTGTCTCGCACCGCGCAATCCCTGGTCGCCTATCTGGACAGTTTCGAGAATGAAGCTGCCCCTATGACCCCCCAGGATGAACTCGAGGCCTGGGTTGCTGCTGGCCAGCCCGCGATCCAGCAGGCGGGCGAACTGGTTTCGGATGCGGCGCGCACCCTTGCAGATGAGGTTTTGCGCATTCAGGAATCCGACCGCAGCATCCTGCCCGATAGCGTATTGGAGGCGGTTCTGGCCGAGGGGGTAGAGGATACCGACCCCGCCAGCCTGGCCTTGCGCCTGGACAGACCCCTGCCGGTCGTGCTGCGTCGCTTGGGGATGCTGCGACCGCAGCCATGGGCGCGGGCGGGGTTGATCGTCTGCAACGGAACCGGCGCTTCAATCTATCGCCATCCGCCCCCTGGCTTCGAACTGCCGCGACCCGGCGAGGGCTGCGCTCTCTGGCCCTTGTTCGAGGCATTGGCGCAACCGCATCTGCCCGTGGCACGTCTGATCGAAACGGTGGGCGGTCTGCGGTTTCAATCCTGGGCAGTGGCTGAGCGGCAGTTGCCTCTGGGCATCGATGGACCGACGCTGGTGCGGGCGCAGATGCTGCTCTTGCCGGCACCCGAAAACGATCCGCGCGCGGCATGGCCGGTCGGGCCGTCCTGCCGCATCTGCCCACGCCGAGGTTGCCCCGCACGGCACGAACCATCGATCCTTGCCCCGGACTGA